The Xiphias gladius isolate SHS-SW01 ecotype Sanya breed wild chromosome 4, ASM1685928v1, whole genome shotgun sequence genome includes a window with the following:
- the cnksr3 gene encoding connector enhancer of kinase suppressor of ras 3: MEAVSKWTPGQVTDWMRGLDDSLQQYIPSFQRQQVDGEKLLRMSHQELLSLGVSRVGHQELVLEAVDLLCALNYGVESDNLKTLVGKMRAAHHNLSGAVSQRRKNPAYHTKNSHQPSNEFLTAVVELIGAAKSLLGWLDRTPLTSANDFTSTKSRIIQLCLELTSTVQKDCTVYEMEEKILEVSRALNGICEKTVQVTSDPSKSEMACLEEVHITNIKPGEGLGIYIKSTYDGLHVITGTTENSPADKTQRIHAGDEVIQVNRQTVVGWQLKHLVKILRAETGNVILVVKKRPSGVSGGFAPAPLKNLRWRPPLVQTSQGAPGLPRPRQPETSEAPGKRGRTAILDLYIPPPPAAPYVPLDGNMNLSPCVKLRPKSPNSCLDSDMRRRFTVADVNRTSVRPTPELNQPIPVRLRQRPSTRSGKPRPVSMPVESFSGVSDPSSRPGAKGKKGQDILHRYLSNEGISTITEEEPCFPLPYRGHPSVRGVDHIRGSQCFINADLHNSATIPYQEAASKKSASSTPAAVSPPQAVTKQSSSLLGGLLARLRLLKPIWSHGAPRYLLPAVRPEPVTSEIAVPSQPLACRLSSGSTAAMSRRRVSVKDLGVVDCQGWLHRRKEGRRFLGSKWKKKWFVLKKSSLYWYTDKMAEKAEGFINLSGFTIEQARQCRRKHAITASHPLVVTILMAAESLAEMNQWISKLSKAAEPCEAIQAEVFLYLILLSSFHSLYSSSFLSAPFLFLQFSLVLFIFCPFPSLSSILLSGGPLSFIFLFFFHSFLYYLVHLTCLFLLLPLLPFLSVNPSSSLSPHVYFSSSILSSLLSFPSVPFFLFSLPVCLSLRFSCHLSYPYNHLHSFFYTLPAFLSFFITFFPFPIFPSFNSSFKCYSEGSDQDPDESASTCVQDSEQEAADCENGDVLQPLRGSTPPSTVTAGNTSSGTLEGGGRAASEGGERLSGQDLPRPDRTVGAAALPPTHAGGKSEEEAVQGKQPDEMENLYNHLKAASLSPIGQSRQRDFRASFIRRCKDDNVNEKLHLLRILNSTLKAKESELAAVEQILTDPDLAAPTFRKWKLSNLILLREIGRHSRAAGAAAGLRPPDQLSG, translated from the exons AACTACGGCGTGGAGTCAGATAATCTGAAGACCCTGGTGGGGAAGATGAGAGCGGCACACCACAACCTGAGCGGCGCTGTGTCGCAGCGCCGGAAGAATCCTGCCTACCACACCAAAAACTCCCATCAACCCTCCAACGAATTCCTGACCGCCGTGGTCGAGCTGATCGGAGCCGCCAAGAGTCTGCTTGGCTGGCTGGACAG GACTCCTCTGACGAGCGCCAACGACTTCACCTCCACCAAAAGCAGAATCATCCAGCTCTGTCTGGAGCTCACCTCCACCGTCCAGAAG GACTGTACTGTTTATGAGATGGAAGAGAAGATTCTGGAAGTG TCGCGAGCTCTAAATGGCATCTGCGAGAAGACGGTCcaggtgacctctgacccctcaaAGAGTGAGATGGCCTGTCTGGAGGAGGTTCACATCACCAACATCAAGCCTGGGGAGGGACTG GGGATTTACATCAAATCCACCTATGACGGGCTTCACGTCATCACAGGAACAACAGAGAAC TCTCCTGCAGATAAAACCCAGAGAATTCACGCTGGAGACGAAGTCATTCAggtcaacagacagacagtg GTGGGCTGGCAGCTGAAGCACCTGGTGAAAATATTGAGGGCTGAGACCGGAAACGTCATCCTGGTGGTGAAGAAGAGACCGTCCGGAGTCTCCGGGGGCTTTGCACCTGCTCCTCTGAAAAACCTGCGCTGGAGACCGCCGCTCGTACAG ACGTCTCAGGGAGCTCCAGGTCTCCCCAGACCTCGACAGCCAGAAACCTCAGAGGCTCctgggaagagagggagaacagcCATCTTGGATTTGTACATCCCGCCTCCCCCTGCAGCGCCGTACGTACCACT agatgggaacATGAACTTGTCTCCATGTGTGAAATTGAGGCCGAAGTCTCCGAACTCGTGTCTGGACTCAGACATGCGGCGACGCTTCACTGTTGCGGACGTCAACAGGACGTCCGTCAGACCCACCCCTGAACTCAACCAGCCAATCCCTGTCCGCCTTCGACAGCGCCCCTCTACACGCT CAGGTAAACCTCGACCCGTCTCCATGCCGGTGGAGTCCTTTTCGGGCGTGTCTGACCCATCCTCCAGGCCTGGagcaaagggaaagaaag GGCAGGACATTCTTCACAGATATCTGAGTAACGAGGGGATCAGCACCATCACAGAGGAGGAGCCATGTTTCCCGTTGCCGTACCGAGGACATCCGTCTGTTCGGGGCGTCGACCACATCAGAGGCAGCCAGTGCTTCATCAACGCTGACCTGCACAACAGTGCCACCATCCCTTACCAGGAAGCAGCGTCCAAAAAGTCTGCTTCCTCCAcccctgctgctgtttctcctcCCCAGGCTGTAACTAAACAGTCGAGCTCGCTGCTCGGCGGCTTGCTGGCTCGTCTCAGGCTGCTCA AACCCATTTGGAGCCATGGAGCCCCGAGGTACCTGCTACCTGCCGTGCGGCCGGAACCCGTGACATCTGAAATTGCAGTTCCATCTCAACCGCTGGCCTGCCGTCTGTCCTCCGGGTCCACTGCGGCCATGAGCCGGCGGCGTGTCTCGGTCAAAGACCTGGGCGTGGTGGACTGCCAGGGCTGGCTTCACCGCAGGAAGGAGGGCCGCAGGTTCCTGGGGAGCAAATGGAAGAAGAAATGGTTTGTCCTGAAGAAGAGTTCCCTGTACTGGTACACCGACAAGATG GCTGAGAAGGCAGAGGGATTCATCAACCTGTCCGGCTTCACCATCGAACAGGCCAGACAATGCAGGAGGAAACA tGCCATCACAGCCTCCCATCCGCTGGTGGTGACCATCCTGATGGCTGCGGAGAGCTTGGCCGAGATGAATCA GTGGATCAGCAAGCTGTCGAAGGCTGCCGAGCCATGTGAGGCGATCCAGGCTGAAG TTTTTCTCTATCTCATTTTGCTGTCCTCCTTCCATTCTTTATATTCATCCTCTTTCCTGTCGGcaccttttctcttcctccaaTTTTCCCTCGTCCTGTTCATCTTTTGTCCATTTCCCAGCCTTTCTTCGATTCTTTTGTCCGGTGGTCCtttgtcttttatctttcttttcttcttccattcTTTCTTGTATTATCTTGTTCACCTCACTTGTTTATTCCTACTTCTTCCTTTACTCCCCTTCCTATCAGTCAATCCTTCTTCCAGTCTTTCTCCCCatgtttatttctcttcttccattctttcttcacttctttcttttccctccgttcctttctttctcttttcccttcccGTCTGCCTATCTCTTCGTTTTTCCTGTCACCTCTCCTATCCTTACAACCATCTTCATTCTTTCTTCTATACTTTacctgcttttctttctttcttcattacTTTCTTCCCTTTCCCCATCTTCCCATCCTTCAATTCTTCTTTTa AGTGCTACAGCGAGGGCAGCGATCAGGACCCCGATGAGTCTGCCTCGACTTGTGTTCAGGACTCTGAGCAGGAAGCAGCAGATTGTGAAAAC GGAGACGTCCTCCAGCCTCTCCGTGGCTCGACCCCCCCCTCTACAGTAACCGCTGGAAACACAAGCAGTGGCACCTTGGAGGGTGGGGGAAGAGCGGCCTCAGAGGGCGGCGAGCGCCTGTCCGGGCAGGACCTACCCAGGCCGGACAGAACCGTTGGAGCGGCGGCCCTCCCTCCGACCCACGCCGGAGGGAAAAGCGAAGAGGAGGCTGTCCAGG GGAAGCAACCCGACGAGATGGAGAACCTCTACAACCACCTGAAGGCTGCCAGCCTGTCTCCGATCGGACAGTCGAGGCAGAGGGACTTCAGGGCGTCGTTCATCAGACGATGCAAGGACGACAATGTCAACGAGAAGCTTCACCTGCTCAGGATCCTCAACAGCACGTTGAAG GCCAAAGAGTCGGAGCTGGCGGCCGTGGAGCAGATCCTGACCGACCCGGACCTCGCAGCGCCCACATTCAGGAAGTGGAAGCTCTCCAACCTCATCCTGCTGCGGGAGATCGGTCGACACAGCCGGGCAGCGGGGGCCGCTGCGGGGCTGAGACCTCCCGACCAACTGAGCGGCTGA